The following proteins come from a genomic window of Proteiniphilum propionicum:
- a CDS encoding polysaccharide deacetylase family protein — MAIELEKIKSWDGQSGTGADNRGVIDRNFEKVKGELEVNKNGIVKLEDDLNKKTFGNWAINKDDWASVADAVIDVSVVLDRDIRDISIESSRLTGGNFTLTIRYSYWNGSSLLSAGETLSTIVGESEVNQVSFSSLNLAEINITYIKSKLKTTSNATRIYIDEKYIKRDIPDIIKKIEGYLRLQVSYNSILRVDTTSDILPSTFKITRIRNTESAFFYVVVEIDEVQYTFSGDTRLYTGIVKVPISNYIIYINTDGVSLDNNNLSIFIDPLKINQVITGIESLVDAKIIGTGDNIIAELTESNIEDEEIWGSGYINLSGNIDVADNWRYSKKLYHLPAGTYNFKSFVTGNAKHIGINKRGEINLTVSNSNVNVTLTEDTYVRFSHPISSALSALTVTSGTSAIINQSSVDVVRAGIDAPLTSKALRGFVKDIYINTITPPKLPHPIITFCADDGMSSDEWFIDVLNEKRVKGTFAVPTNSIVEADPIKLTPAQIIELYSNGHDIASHSYSEVNLTTIPLEDVELEMIKSQLFMKQFGIKSTIYVPVQGGTTGDINNIIRRYFSASLITGTREESPNIPPLNPMRIIRRSFDAGVNNTSMIDVCKNDVDLALATKEWLVFITHPGYIEYKFSSEGAQMRRDELGELIDYIKLQKIPILTASSAYEYYKNIIDYKHKTSADQIQIGMNGL, encoded by the coding sequence ATGGCAATAGAACTTGAAAAAATAAAATCCTGGGACGGACAATCAGGCACCGGCGCAGATAACAGAGGTGTGATTGATAGGAATTTTGAGAAGGTGAAGGGTGAGTTGGAGGTAAATAAAAATGGAATAGTTAAACTTGAGGACGATTTAAACAAAAAAACATTTGGAAATTGGGCCATAAACAAAGATGACTGGGCAAGTGTAGCAGACGCTGTTATTGATGTAAGCGTAGTTCTCGATAGAGATATAAGAGATATCTCGATTGAAAGTTCAAGATTAACAGGGGGGAATTTTACATTAACGATAAGATATTCCTATTGGAACGGTTCATCTTTACTATCTGCCGGTGAAACACTAAGCACTATCGTAGGAGAATCTGAGGTTAATCAAGTATCGTTTAGCTCATTGAATTTAGCTGAGATTAATATAACATATATAAAGAGCAAACTAAAAACGACTTCTAATGCAACAAGGATATACATTGATGAAAAGTATATAAAAAGGGATATCCCTGATATCATAAAAAAGATTGAAGGTTACTTAAGACTACAAGTTAGTTATAACTCGATTCTAAGGGTTGATACTACTTCAGACATATTGCCTAGTACATTTAAGATTACGAGGATAAGAAATACGGAGTCTGCATTTTTTTATGTAGTTGTAGAAATAGATGAAGTCCAATATACATTTTCAGGGGATACAAGGCTTTACACAGGCATAGTTAAAGTTCCTATATCAAATTACATAATTTACATTAATACAGATGGGGTAAGCTTAGATAATAATAATCTATCAATTTTTATTGACCCATTGAAAATAAATCAAGTAATTACAGGGATAGAGAGCCTAGTGGATGCTAAAATTATAGGCACTGGAGATAATATAATAGCTGAGTTGACTGAATCTAATATAGAGGATGAAGAGATTTGGGGGTCTGGCTATATAAATCTATCTGGGAATATAGATGTAGCTGACAATTGGAGATACTCGAAAAAGTTATATCATTTACCCGCAGGAACATACAACTTTAAATCTTTTGTAACAGGTAATGCAAAACATATAGGAATAAATAAGAGAGGTGAAATTAATCTAACTGTGAGTAATTCTAATGTAAATGTCACTCTAACTGAAGATACATATGTTCGTTTTTCACATCCCATTAGTTCTGCATTATCAGCACTTACAGTTACATCAGGTACTTCAGCTATAATTAACCAATCATCAGTTGATGTGGTAAGAGCAGGTATTGATGCTCCTTTAACAAGTAAGGCATTAAGAGGATTTGTAAAAGATATTTATATCAACACTATAACTCCGCCAAAACTCCCACACCCAATTATAACTTTTTGTGCAGACGATGGTATGTCGTCAGACGAGTGGTTTATTGATGTCTTAAATGAGAAGAGGGTAAAAGGCACATTTGCAGTTCCAACCAATTCCATTGTTGAAGCAGACCCCATAAAATTGACACCAGCTCAAATTATAGAACTCTACTCAAACGGTCATGACATAGCAAGCCACTCTTACAGCGAGGTGAATCTTACAACTATCCCCCTTGAGGATGTTGAATTGGAGATGATTAAAAGTCAGCTATTTATGAAGCAATTTGGTATAAAATCAACAATATATGTTCCAGTTCAAGGAGGAACAACTGGGGATATTAACAATATAATTAGAAGATATTTTTCCGCAAGTCTAATAACTGGAACAAGAGAGGAAAGCCCTAATATTCCCCCCCTTAATCCAATGAGGATCATCAGGAGGAGCTTTGATGCTGGAGTAAATAACACTTCTATGATAGATGTGTGTAAAAATGATGTCGATTTAGCTTTAGCTACCAAAGAGTGGCTGGTTTTTATAACCCATCCAGGATATATTGAGTATAAATTTTCATCCGAGGGAGCGCAAATGAGAAGAGACGAGCTTGGCGAATTAATTGATTACATTAAATTACAAAAAATCCCAATACTGACTGCAAGTAGTGCCTACGAATATTATAAAAATATCATTGATTACAAGCACAAGACATCAGCAGATCAAATTCAGATTGGAATGAATGGGTTATAA